A region from the Desulfurispira natronophila genome encodes:
- a CDS encoding TonB-dependent receptor plug domain-containing protein, protein MSIRRISALCVAGLISAAALPAQAQDKSDERGVTVTATRAERELLEVPTSVSSVSAEEIRRSGAAVVAEALRDVPGVEVHDGSVSGAKRVRIRGESGAGVLIMIDGQKTSEQKAMSGAVFLIDPALIERIEIIKGPSSVLYGSEAIGGVVNIITKKGGERPVQADVGLSYDSSTEGTRQNLSIYGKSGRMGYRVGGAWSDHDDRDTPDGKAEGTEYKESSVFAYLDYQGDEFTVGARYDSYKGVYRTYVPEGTISDPIEHFAQDLPDWSREKVSLFYETEYLSDSLVKLRADAYAQNTYKDFRMDMDVRPVMGPSGPALWPMQTRNRTVNDQDTYGLALQTDWLVANDHYVIAGVDLIQDHLKADEFRRTRGPVGNFPGPPAPEPDFVESSYTNKAKSDFYALYVQDEWSLNPDTILTWAFVRPGLAMS, encoded by the coding sequence ATGAGTATCAGACGAATAAGTGCCCTGTGTGTAGCAGGGCTGATAAGCGCTGCGGCGCTACCGGCACAGGCACAGGATAAATCTGACGAGCGTGGGGTGACGGTAACCGCCACCCGCGCTGAACGGGAGCTGCTGGAGGTTCCCACATCGGTAAGCTCGGTGAGTGCTGAGGAGATCCGGCGCAGCGGTGCCGCAGTAGTGGCTGAGGCCCTGCGGGATGTTCCCGGCGTGGAGGTTCACGATGGCTCTGTCAGTGGTGCCAAGCGCGTCCGTATCCGCGGCGAATCAGGAGCGGGGGTTCTGATTATGATTGACGGTCAGAAAACTTCGGAACAGAAGGCCATGAGCGGTGCAGTGTTTCTGATTGATCCAGCCCTGATTGAGCGCATCGAAATCATCAAGGGGCCATCATCGGTGCTCTACGGCTCCGAAGCCATTGGTGGCGTGGTGAACATTATCACCAAGAAAGGCGGTGAACGTCCGGTGCAGGCCGATGTGGGGCTCTCTTACGATTCATCCACCGAGGGAACCCGCCAGAACCTCTCAATTTATGGTAAGAGCGGCCGCATGGGGTACCGGGTGGGAGGCGCCTGGTCGGACCACGATGATCGCGACACCCCCGATGGAAAGGCTGAGGGAACCGAGTATAAAGAGTCCAGCGTGTTTGCCTATCTGGATTACCAAGGAGACGAGTTCACTGTCGGCGCCCGTTACGACAGCTACAAAGGGGTGTACCGTACCTATGTCCCGGAGGGGACCATTTCCGATCCCATAGAGCACTTTGCCCAGGATCTGCCCGATTGGTCGCGGGAGAAGGTATCGCTTTTCTACGAAACGGAGTACTTGAGCGACTCTTTGGTGAAGCTACGCGCTGATGCCTACGCCCAGAACACCTATAAGGATTTTCGCATGGACATGGATGTCAGGCCAGTTATGGGCCCCTCAGGCCCAGCCCTCTGGCCTATGCAGACGCGCAATCGCACAGTAAACGATCAGGATACTTACGGCCTGGCGCTACAGACCGACTGGCTGGTGGCCAATGATCACTATGTGATTGCTGGAGTGGACCTTATCCAGGATCACCTGAAGGCTGATGAATTCCGCCGTACCCGTGGTCCCGTTGGCAATTTCCCTGGTCCTCCTGCTCCCGAGCCAGATTTTGTGGAGTCCAGCTACACCAATAAAGCCAAAAGTGACTTCTACGCCCTGTACGTGCAGGACGAGTGGAGCCTCAATCCCGACACCATCCTGACCTGGGCCTTCGTCAGACCTGGGCTCGCAATGAGCTGA
- a CDS encoding TonB-dependent receptor domain-containing protein, with the protein MEPQSRHHPDLGLRQTWARNELTSAEEPGLEEDSSRDSKLVYSIGLIWQGLEDTALRASYSQGYRLPTLQQLFIGTVHGSQNPTHSNPDLEPETSDNVEIGLRHFGQNLLVDAALFASKTEDYITTTAHPTINNANTFANVDKASTHGMEVAVAYLVEPLNLTPYGSATWLKRKFESEDLNTWKTGNPELQGRIGLRHERAIAAGVDASLDAYVRAAGKAERENSDGTIDTDDSWQTLNLTMGFTFSSRQKYELNFNLNNLTDEKYTVAQESIPMAGRHFVIGLSGTF; encoded by the coding sequence GTGGAGCCTCAATCCCGACACCATCCTGACCTGGGCCTTCGTCAGACCTGGGCTCGCAATGAGCTGACCTCCGCCGAGGAACCGGGACTGGAAGAGGACTCCAGCCGCGACAGCAAACTGGTGTACTCCATCGGCCTGATCTGGCAGGGACTGGAGGACACGGCTCTGCGGGCCAGCTATTCCCAGGGCTACCGGCTGCCTACCCTGCAGCAGCTCTTTATCGGCACGGTTCACGGCAGTCAGAACCCCACCCACAGCAACCCGGATCTGGAGCCGGAGACCTCCGACAACGTTGAAATCGGCCTGCGCCACTTTGGCCAGAACCTGCTGGTAGACGCTGCCCTCTTTGCCAGCAAGACCGAGGACTACATCACCACTACGGCTCACCCCACCATAAACAACGCCAATACCTTTGCCAATGTGGACAAGGCCTCCACCCACGGCATGGAGGTTGCGGTAGCCTATCTGGTGGAGCCTTTAAATCTGACTCCCTACGGCTCAGCCACCTGGCTGAAGCGCAAGTTCGAGTCGGAAGACCTGAACACCTGGAAAACCGGGAATCCCGAGCTGCAGGGCCGCATCGGCCTGCGCCATGAGCGCGCCATCGCTGCTGGTGTGGATGCGAGCCTGGACGCCTATGTGCGGGCAGCTGGTAAGGCGGAGCGAGAAAACTCCGATGGCACCATCGACACTGATGATTCCTGGCAGACCCTGAATCTGACCATGGGCTTCACCTTCAGCAGTCGGCAGAAGTACGAGCTGAATTTCAACCTCAACAACCTCACCGATGAGAAGTACACCGTCGCTCAGGAGTCCATTCCCATGGCTGGCCGTCACTTCGTCATCGGTCTCAGCGGGACCTTCTGA
- the cydD gene encoding heme ABC transporter permease/ATP-binding protein CydD gives MSTDNPTAWLDSLKPLVRPWTWLCSLLGTVGALCIIAQAGLLAHIIHSAFMEDTPRDLLLPAFVVLAGVIVLRALIAWGREVSGQRASTMVRRQVRQQLLEHIGQLGPVHANDQRTAHLSSVAMERVEALHGFFSHYLPQKILAIIIPTVIIVVVFPVSWVVGSIFLVTAPLIPFFMVLIGKGAANLNQKNFQTLSRMSSHFLDTLQGLTTLKLFHRSRDEAENIAQSSEEYRRGTMTVLRVAFLSSAVLEFFTAVAIAMTAVYLGLNYLQYMDFGLYSRELTLQMGLFLLLLAPEFYQPLRELGTHYHARAEAVGAADGISTILNTPLPAWSTASNNIDVDTSHGVSLEFIGLEHAFALGQRPALQGVDLQVQAGEWLAVVGASGAGKTTLLNLLLGFLPLQQGQILVNAQPLYRMDPEAWRRHVAWVPQNPTLFHGTIAENMTLGQSHLSHSRLITAARDARVLDFSESLRGGLDAPVGEQGNLLSGGQARRVALARAFIKDAPLLLLDEPTAGLDGENESLIMESLQKLAVGRTVVMLTHRLKTARLATRIAVMESGRVVELGSHAELMNQQGYYFQLVNSGQEVLP, from the coding sequence ATGTCAACCGACAATCCCACCGCCTGGCTTGACTCCCTCAAACCACTGGTACGCCCTTGGACCTGGTTGTGCTCTTTACTGGGCACTGTGGGAGCCCTCTGCATCATTGCCCAGGCCGGCCTGCTGGCCCATATCATTCACAGTGCCTTTATGGAAGACACTCCCCGCGACCTGCTGCTGCCAGCCTTTGTAGTCCTGGCGGGAGTTATTGTCCTGCGAGCCCTGATTGCCTGGGGACGTGAAGTAAGCGGCCAGCGAGCCTCAACCATGGTGCGACGACAGGTGCGCCAGCAGTTGCTGGAGCACATCGGTCAACTGGGTCCGGTGCACGCCAATGACCAGCGCACGGCCCATCTGTCCAGCGTGGCCATGGAGCGAGTGGAGGCGCTACACGGCTTCTTCTCGCACTATTTACCTCAGAAGATTCTGGCTATCATCATTCCCACCGTTATTATTGTGGTGGTTTTTCCCGTCAGCTGGGTGGTAGGATCAATTTTTCTGGTGACCGCTCCCCTCATCCCTTTTTTCATGGTGCTGATCGGAAAAGGTGCTGCCAACCTGAATCAGAAGAATTTCCAGACCCTTTCCCGCATGAGCTCCCACTTCCTCGACACCCTGCAGGGGCTCACTACACTCAAACTCTTCCACCGCTCTCGCGATGAGGCTGAGAACATAGCGCAGTCATCGGAAGAGTATCGCCGGGGTACCATGACCGTATTGCGGGTCGCCTTTCTCTCTTCGGCTGTACTGGAATTTTTTACCGCCGTAGCCATTGCCATGACTGCGGTCTACCTAGGACTTAACTACCTGCAGTACATGGATTTTGGCCTCTACTCGCGGGAGTTGACCCTGCAAATGGGCCTCTTTTTATTACTACTGGCCCCCGAGTTTTATCAGCCCCTGCGGGAACTGGGTACCCACTACCATGCCCGAGCCGAAGCAGTGGGAGCAGCCGACGGAATCAGCACCATACTGAATACTCCCCTGCCGGCCTGGAGTACTGCCAGCAATAACATTGATGTAGACACCAGTCACGGCGTGAGCCTTGAATTCATCGGCCTGGAGCACGCCTTTGCCCTAGGACAGCGCCCCGCCCTGCAGGGGGTCGACCTGCAAGTGCAGGCAGGGGAATGGCTGGCGGTAGTGGGAGCCAGTGGAGCCGGCAAAACCACTTTACTTAACCTGTTGCTGGGTTTCCTGCCACTGCAGCAAGGACAAATCCTGGTCAACGCACAGCCCCTGTACCGCATGGATCCGGAAGCGTGGCGTCGCCACGTGGCCTGGGTCCCCCAGAACCCCACCCTCTTTCACGGTACAATTGCAGAAAATATGACCCTGGGCCAGAGTCACCTTTCTCACTCCCGCCTGATTACCGCAGCTCGTGACGCACGAGTACTGGATTTTAGCGAATCCCTGCGAGGGGGACTGGATGCTCCGGTGGGGGAACAAGGCAACCTGCTCTCCGGCGGCCAGGCACGAAGAGTAGCCCTGGCCCGGGCCTTCATCAAGGATGCGCCGCTGCTGCTGCTGGATGAACCCACCGCCGGGCTGGACGGAGAAAATGAAAGCCTGATCATGGAAAGCCTGCAGAAGCTTGCCGTGGGACGCACGGTGGTCATGCTGACCCACCGCCTGAAAACTGCTCGCCTGGCCACCCGCATTGCCGTCATGGAGAGTGGGCGAGTGGTGGAGCTGGGAAGCCACGCTGAACTGATGAACCAGCAGGGCTACTATTTCCAGCTGGTAAACAGCGGACAGGAGGTGCTGCCATGA
- a CDS encoding MptD family putative ECF transporter S component, with amino-acid sequence MSSAQILTLNRYWQVPDLVVVGIFAAVVKVSSILVALMGGGMNPLTLILKNVIFTALLVVLLYKVRKFGTLTLFLVVSAIISALMLGGSLVLIPASILAGLIAEGVIMALGGYRFTWSIMVGVAIYDLLSKSIGLGFSWLMMREEPRIIIMATIIVAIGYIGSIIGLFVGRYFVKELRHAGIIRH; translated from the coding sequence ATGAGCAGTGCCCAGATTCTTACCCTCAATCGCTACTGGCAGGTGCCGGATCTGGTGGTGGTGGGGATATTTGCCGCTGTGGTCAAGGTGTCCAGTATTCTGGTGGCCCTGATGGGCGGCGGCATGAACCCCCTGACCCTGATCCTCAAGAATGTCATCTTCACGGCTTTGCTGGTGGTATTGCTCTACAAGGTGCGCAAGTTCGGCACCCTGACCCTCTTCCTTGTGGTCAGCGCCATTATCTCGGCCCTGATGCTGGGGGGCAGCCTGGTACTCATTCCCGCGTCCATTCTGGCAGGATTGATTGCCGAGGGAGTCATCATGGCGCTGGGTGGCTATCGCTTCACCTGGAGCATCATGGTGGGGGTGGCGATCTATGACCTGCTCTCCAAGTCCATTGGCCTTGGGTTTTCCTGGTTGATGATGCGTGAGGAGCCCCGCATCATCATCATGGCAACCATTATCGTAGCCATCGGGTACATCGGCTCCATTATCGGACTCTTTGTGGGTCGCTATTTTGTCAAGGAGCTTCGCCATGCCGGCATTATCCGCCACTGA
- the hutW gene encoding heme anaerobic degradation radical SAM methyltransferase ChuW/HutW produces the protein MQLSDSTSSFSASSTTIEQYYAHIGDNPIASAFQKKAAVHAGMQVPNLDVTRFQEAFRSLMDQPRSGKCAAYISIPFCKTRCLYCGFFNRFHHKDLETAFVDALLRELKLTSNDPAVTSGPVHALYFGGGTPNALSAENLRRVLDAATCYLPLANDCEITVEGRIHGFGQDKIDACLEGGANRFSIGVQSFDTNVRRSMARIDDRESVLQALERLIATDQAAVVIDLVYGFPGQTMEIWEEDVRTAASLALDGADLYQLNVLPHSELAKRIAQGAIEPAADMARQARMFEQGLDVMEANRWKRLSVSHWGRTTRERNLYNQLVKNKAHILAFGCGAGGSLHGHGYFVERDLERYLDSVREGRKPLAMVTARPETDRNVTGAITGGFDVGALNLQQLAALLGTEILDQCLPLFEQWVKAGLLEQSGHWVVLSRAGQFWNVTMAQYLLECIASLRESTLTPAMGQ, from the coding sequence ATGCAATTATCAGACTCTACGTCATCATTTTCCGCAAGTTCCACCACTATCGAGCAATACTATGCGCACATCGGTGATAACCCTATCGCTAGCGCCTTCCAGAAAAAGGCTGCAGTGCACGCTGGCATGCAGGTGCCCAACCTGGATGTCACACGCTTCCAGGAGGCATTCCGCTCACTCATGGACCAGCCTCGTTCCGGCAAGTGCGCTGCCTACATCAGTATTCCCTTTTGCAAGACCCGCTGCCTCTATTGTGGTTTTTTCAACCGCTTTCACCATAAAGATCTGGAAACGGCCTTTGTGGACGCTCTTCTGCGTGAACTCAAACTGACCTCCAATGATCCGGCCGTGACCTCCGGCCCTGTCCATGCCCTCTATTTTGGGGGAGGAACGCCTAACGCCCTGAGTGCAGAGAACCTCAGGCGGGTGCTGGATGCGGCCACCTGCTACCTGCCCCTGGCCAATGACTGTGAAATCACGGTAGAGGGGAGGATACACGGTTTTGGTCAAGACAAAATCGACGCCTGCCTTGAGGGGGGCGCCAACCGTTTCTCGATCGGAGTGCAGAGCTTTGACACCAATGTGCGACGCAGCATGGCCCGCATTGATGATCGGGAATCCGTTCTGCAGGCACTGGAACGCCTTATAGCCACCGATCAGGCGGCAGTGGTGATCGACCTGGTATACGGGTTTCCGGGGCAGACCATGGAAATATGGGAAGAGGACGTGCGCACTGCCGCTTCTCTGGCTCTGGATGGTGCCGATCTGTACCAGCTGAACGTATTGCCCCACAGTGAGCTGGCCAAGCGTATTGCTCAGGGTGCCATTGAGCCTGCCGCCGACATGGCCCGCCAGGCCCGCATGTTTGAACAGGGTCTGGACGTCATGGAAGCCAATCGCTGGAAGCGCCTTTCCGTCAGCCACTGGGGCCGCACCACCCGCGAGCGTAATCTCTACAATCAACTGGTCAAAAACAAAGCCCATATTCTGGCCTTCGGCTGTGGTGCCGGCGGCAGTCTGCACGGTCACGGCTATTTTGTTGAACGCGACCTGGAACGCTATCTGGACAGTGTTCGGGAGGGCCGCAAGCCGCTGGCCATGGTTACCGCCCGTCCAGAGACGGACCGGAATGTGACGGGCGCGATTACCGGCGGCTTCGACGTCGGTGCCCTGAACCTGCAACAGCTGGCTGCCCTGTTGGGAACGGAGATCCTGGATCAGTGTCTGCCGTTGTTTGAACAGTGGGTCAAGGCAGGCCTGCTTGAGCAAAGCGGTCACTGGGTAGTGCTGAGCCGGGCCGGGCAGTTCTGGAATGTGACCATGGCCCAGTACCTGCTGGAATGCATCGCCAGTCTGCGCGAATCAACCTTAACGCCGGCAATGGGGCAGTGA
- the cydC gene encoding heme ABC transporter ATP-binding protein/permease CydC gives MRDLWPFVRLFWPQRIWIAGGLLCGLATMVASVGLLALSGWFLSAAAFAGLSALSAKEFNFFTPSAGVRGFAIMRTGGRYAERILSHEATLRLLAALRVWFYRALEPLAPATLQRYRSGDLLTRIVNDIDTLDNLYIRVLLPSVVALGVATLAGAFLWWLHPSLALVFWLFVLLAGLALPTFSSHLGYRVGKVMQLHSARLRTHIVEDVQGLADLKVYGAEANHRQRVLRESEALLKQQERMARISGFNNAMLTLLSGLAALVALFIAIPMTQAGHFDGAMLALIAFGILAAFESVMPLPLAWQYLGRTMESARRLLEVIRQRPAVTFNDQLDNMTPSEPSISFQQVSFTYPAGTVALQDVDLHIAAGEKVAIVGPSGSGKTTIAHLLSRFWDPRRGTITIGGCDLRHLSEVQLRDTVTLVSQKSHIFCATLRDNLLLANPQADEATLWQTLERAQLHDFVKALPEGLDTWTGEGGSRLSGGQARRLILARALLKNSPIWILDEPTEGLDTTTEQQFLHTLFANMGGKTLVLITHRTSELARMDRVCFMVDSRVEAVGSHAELIQQCERYRRFVGMSS, from the coding sequence ATGAGGGATCTGTGGCCCTTTGTGCGCCTCTTTTGGCCTCAACGAATCTGGATCGCCGGTGGATTGCTGTGTGGGTTGGCAACTATGGTAGCCAGTGTTGGTTTACTGGCCCTTTCCGGCTGGTTTCTCAGCGCCGCAGCCTTTGCCGGACTCAGCGCCCTGAGTGCCAAAGAGTTCAACTTCTTTACTCCCAGCGCTGGGGTGCGGGGATTTGCCATAATGCGCACCGGCGGACGCTATGCCGAACGTATTCTTTCCCACGAGGCCACCCTGCGCCTGCTGGCGGCACTGCGGGTTTGGTTCTACCGCGCTCTTGAGCCTCTGGCCCCTGCTACCCTGCAGCGCTACCGCAGTGGCGATCTGCTCACTCGCATTGTCAATGATATTGACACCCTGGATAACCTGTATATCCGTGTCCTGCTGCCATCGGTGGTGGCCCTGGGAGTGGCTACTCTTGCGGGAGCATTCCTGTGGTGGCTCCACCCGAGCCTGGCACTGGTGTTCTGGCTCTTTGTATTGCTGGCAGGATTGGCCTTGCCAACCTTCAGCTCCCACCTGGGTTATCGAGTGGGGAAGGTCATGCAACTCCACAGTGCCCGCCTGCGCACCCATATAGTGGAGGATGTGCAGGGGCTGGCAGACCTGAAAGTCTATGGAGCCGAAGCAAATCACCGTCAGCGAGTGCTGAGAGAAAGTGAGGCTCTGCTGAAGCAGCAGGAGCGAATGGCTCGTATCAGTGGTTTCAACAACGCCATGCTGACCCTGCTCTCGGGACTAGCAGCGCTGGTGGCCCTTTTTATAGCCATTCCCATGACCCAGGCAGGACACTTTGATGGCGCCATGCTGGCTCTTATTGCCTTTGGTATCCTGGCAGCCTTTGAATCCGTTATGCCTTTACCCTTGGCATGGCAGTACCTGGGGCGCACCATGGAGTCTGCCCGACGCCTGCTGGAAGTGATCCGGCAACGTCCCGCAGTAACCTTCAATGATCAGCTGGACAACATGACACCCAGCGAACCCAGCATCAGCTTCCAACAGGTGAGCTTTACCTATCCAGCGGGAACCGTGGCCCTGCAAGATGTAGATCTGCACATTGCGGCGGGGGAAAAGGTCGCCATCGTGGGCCCCTCCGGCAGCGGAAAAACTACCATTGCCCACTTGCTCAGCCGCTTTTGGGATCCCCGCCGTGGCACCATAACCATTGGAGGCTGCGACCTGCGCCACCTTTCCGAAGTCCAGCTTCGGGACACGGTGACCCTGGTTTCCCAGAAGTCTCACATCTTCTGCGCTACCCTGCGGGACAATCTGCTGCTGGCCAACCCCCAAGCTGATGAAGCCACGCTGTGGCAAACCCTGGAACGAGCCCAGCTTCACGACTTCGTCAAGGCCCTGCCAGAAGGACTGGATACCTGGACCGGCGAGGGAGGTTCTCGCCTTTCCGGCGGCCAGGCACGACGCCTGATATTGGCCCGCGCCCTACTGAAAAACTCTCCCATCTGGATACTGGACGAACCTACTGAGGGTTTAGATACCACCACTGAACAGCAATTTCTCCACACCCTCTTTGCCAATATGGGCGGCAAAACCCTGGTGCTTATCACCCACCGCACCAGCGAGCTAGCGCGCATGGACCGAGTCTGTTTTATGGTAGATAGTCGGGTAGAAGCCGTAGGAAGCCACGCGGAACTGATACAGCAATGTGAGCGATATCGAAGGTTTGTGGGAATGAGTAGCTGA